A single window of uncultured Pseudodesulfovibrio sp. DNA harbors:
- a CDS encoding ABC transporter substrate-binding protein — translation MKLRRLLMTGVLTVACLSLASVGFADTKAAKKWIDNEFQPSTLTKEEQMKEMQWFIKAAAPFKGMEIKVVSETIPTHEYESKVLAKAFYEITGIKVTHDLIQEGDVIEKLQVQFQSGENVFDAYINDSDLIGTHFRSGHVVNLTDWMENEGKSVTLPTLDIDDFMGKSFTTGPDGKLYQLPDQQFANLYWFRYDWFQKPELKKAFKAKYGYELGVPVNWSAYEDIAEFFSEDVREINGKAIYGHMDYGKKAPDLGWRFTDAWLSMAGAGDKGIPNGKPVDEWGIRVEGCRPVGSSVARGGATNGPAAKYALRKYMDWLRKYAPPGALGMDFYQSLPSLAKGNVAQQIFWYTAFTASMVQEGTPVVNTDGTPKWRMAPSPHGPYWEEGQKLGYQDCGSWTLLKSTPIKRRQAAWLFAQFCVAKTTSLKKTHVGLTPIRNSDIHDKSFTERAPKLGGLVEFYRSPARVAWTPTGTNVPDYPKLSQLWWQNIGEAVAGEVTVDTAMDNLAKEQDKILMRLERAGILGDCGPKLNKPREESYWLNKPGSPKAKLANEKPKGETVDYDKLLEAWKAGKVK, via the coding sequence ATGAAGTTGCGGCGTTTATTGATGACAGGCGTGCTCACAGTAGCATGCCTCAGCCTCGCCAGTGTCGGTTTTGCCGACACCAAGGCTGCCAAAAAATGGATCGACAACGAGTTCCAGCCATCCACTTTGACAAAAGAGGAACAGATGAAGGAAATGCAGTGGTTTATCAAAGCCGCCGCCCCCTTCAAAGGCATGGAAATCAAAGTTGTCTCTGAGACTATCCCCACCCACGAGTACGAATCCAAAGTACTTGCCAAGGCTTTCTATGAAATCACCGGTATCAAGGTCACACATGACTTGATTCAGGAAGGTGATGTCATTGAAAAACTCCAGGTCCAATTCCAATCTGGCGAAAACGTCTTTGATGCCTACATCAACGACTCCGATCTGATCGGTACCCACTTCCGTTCCGGCCACGTGGTCAACCTGACCGACTGGATGGAAAACGAAGGAAAATCCGTCACTCTGCCCACCCTTGATATCGACGATTTCATGGGTAAATCCTTTACAACAGGTCCTGACGGCAAGCTCTATCAGTTGCCTGACCAACAGTTCGCCAACCTGTACTGGTTCCGCTATGATTGGTTCCAGAAACCTGAACTGAAAAAAGCCTTCAAGGCCAAATACGGATATGAACTGGGCGTCCCGGTCAACTGGTCCGCTTACGAAGATATCGCTGAATTCTTCAGTGAAGATGTCCGTGAAATCAATGGAAAGGCCATTTACGGCCACATGGATTACGGCAAAAAAGCTCCGGACCTCGGCTGGCGTTTCACTGACGCATGGCTGTCCATGGCCGGTGCTGGCGACAAAGGTATCCCCAACGGCAAGCCTGTCGACGAATGGGGCATCCGTGTAGAAGGTTGCCGCCCTGTCGGTTCTTCTGTTGCCCGTGGTGGCGCCACCAACGGCCCCGCCGCCAAGTATGCACTCCGCAAGTACATGGACTGGCTCCGTAAATACGCCCCTCCGGGTGCTTTGGGCATGGACTTCTATCAGTCTCTCCCCAGCCTTGCCAAGGGTAACGTTGCCCAGCAGATCTTCTGGTACACCGCCTTTACCGCTTCCATGGTTCAGGAAGGGACTCCGGTCGTCAACACTGACGGTACACCCAAATGGCGTATGGCTCCGTCCCCGCACGGTCCGTACTGGGAAGAAGGCCAGAAACTCGGTTATCAGGACTGCGGTTCCTGGACCCTGCTGAAATCCACTCCGATTAAACGTCGTCAGGCTGCATGGCTGTTCGCACAGTTCTGCGTCGCCAAGACCACGTCCCTGAAGAAGACCCACGTTGGTCTGACCCCCATCCGTAACTCTGACATCCACGACAAGTCTTTCACCGAACGCGCTCCCAAGCTGGGCGGTCTGGTGGAATTCTATCGCAGCCCGGCCCGCGTCGCATGGACGCCTACCGGCACCAACGTTCCTGATTACCCGAAGCTGTCTCAGCTCTGGTGGCAGAACATCGGTGAAGCTGTTGCCGGTGAAGTCACCGTCGACACCGCCATGGACAACCTCGCCAAGGAACAGGACAAGATTCTCATGCGCCTCGAACGTGCAGGCATCCTCGGCGATTGCGGTCCCAAGCTGAACAAGCCCCGCGAAGAGTCATACTGGCTGAACAAGCCGGGTTCCCCCAAGGCCAAGCTCGCCAATGAGAAGCCCAAGGGTGAAACTGTCGATTACGACAAGCTGCTCGAAGCATGGAAGGCTGGCAAGGTTAAATAA
- a CDS encoding DUF2160 domain-containing protein, with protein MNLEWMAWTPVTAGFFCVIVLMLIGMTIWEVVSPCVARRGILPLTTTRGDRLFIGLLGSAYIHLSWVGLTDFSVWIATVISVCFLIVVMRWG; from the coding sequence ATGAATCTGGAATGGATGGCATGGACACCGGTCACGGCTGGGTTCTTTTGCGTCATCGTTTTGATGCTCATCGGGATGACAATATGGGAAGTGGTTTCTCCCTGTGTGGCCAGACGCGGCATACTGCCGCTGACCACAACTCGTGGAGACCGCCTTTTCATCGGGCTGCTGGGCAGCGCATATATTCATTTGTCATGGGTAGGACTGACTGATTTCAGTGTTTGGATTGCAACGGTAATATCCGTGTGTTTTCTCATTGTGGTCATGCGCTGGGGATAA
- a CDS encoding sugar phosphate isomerase/epimerase produces MEKKMKLGLHTYTLHLWGLGQNWGMIAKPRPKEMNLMQLMDKAVEWGLDGLHITGCDLETKDDQRLKEVKEAAEARGLYLEYNFSLDEEFDPRLSDSVEEGVHIAEKIGADLGKISLDIRRPRPLYGSCFHPDVMKQLCAVYDEVKAALPLLEKTGIKLALENHTETFADEILWLIERINHPLVGACVDTVNSMGVLENPETAVAKLAPYAFSNHFCDHKLDRDQFGIRFHGVALGDGDIDCFKTYNTIKELSPTDRITFEIEWDMGEDSLEVAREKELDACIRSIKYAREVLNIGA; encoded by the coding sequence ATGGAAAAGAAAATGAAATTGGGATTGCACACCTATACTTTGCATCTTTGGGGGCTCGGTCAGAATTGGGGTATGATAGCAAAGCCACGCCCCAAGGAAATGAATTTGATGCAGTTGATGGACAAAGCTGTGGAATGGGGGCTGGACGGGCTTCACATTACCGGTTGTGATTTGGAAACCAAAGACGATCAGCGTTTGAAAGAAGTCAAGGAAGCCGCTGAAGCTCGTGGCCTTTATTTGGAGTACAATTTCTCTCTGGATGAAGAGTTTGATCCTCGATTGAGTGACAGCGTGGAGGAAGGTGTTCATATTGCTGAAAAGATCGGTGCTGATTTGGGTAAGATCAGTTTGGATATCCGTCGTCCCCGTCCGCTTTATGGCAGCTGTTTTCATCCTGACGTTATGAAACAGCTCTGCGCAGTCTATGACGAGGTGAAGGCAGCACTTCCCTTGCTGGAGAAGACCGGTATAAAGTTGGCCTTGGAAAATCATACTGAAACTTTTGCTGATGAGATTCTGTGGTTGATCGAAAGAATCAATCATCCGCTGGTGGGGGCTTGCGTTGATACGGTGAATTCCATGGGTGTTCTGGAAAATCCGGAAACGGCTGTGGCGAAATTGGCACCGTATGCTTTTTCAAATCATTTTTGCGACCACAAACTTGATCGGGATCAGTTCGGTATTCGGTTTCATGGCGTCGCACTTGGTGACGGGGATATCGACTGTTTCAAGACCTATAACACCATAAAAGAGTTGTCTCCGACAGACCGTATTACTTTCGAAATCGAATGGGATATGGGGGAAGATTCTCTTGAGGTCGCACGAGAAAAAGAATTGGATGCCTGCATCAGAAGTATTAAGTACGCCCGCGAAGTTCTCAATATAGGAGCGTAA
- a CDS encoding ABC transporter ATP-binding protein: MSLQLKGINKLVGQEVHLNEINLEFDSGSRYVVLGRTLAGKTSLLRIMAGLDRPTSGSVFADGQDVTGVTVRKRSIAMVYQQFINYPSQTIYENIASPLKIHGVKKDEIERRVMEAASMLHIEHLLDRLPAELSGGQQQRTAIARALVKNVDLLLLDEPLVNLDYKLREELRDELQKIFIERDSVVVYTTTEPTEALMLGGNVIVMHEGRVLQIGPTAEVYQHPATTQVAEVFSDPPINFMHGSISNGTVDMVNGLTFQKASTMADLPKDNYIFGVRSNQLSMVCDSDDHVCIVGEVALSEINGSETFVHIKHGDESLVVQDDGVHIHKTGSQVSVYVHPSAFYVFNEAGELILSPETD; encoded by the coding sequence ATGAGTTTACAGCTCAAAGGCATCAATAAATTGGTTGGACAGGAAGTCCATCTCAACGAGATCAACCTGGAGTTCGATTCGGGCTCTCGCTACGTGGTTCTGGGACGGACTCTAGCGGGAAAGACCTCGCTTCTCCGAATCATGGCAGGCCTTGATCGTCCCACGTCGGGTTCCGTCTTCGCTGATGGACAAGACGTCACAGGCGTCACCGTTCGCAAGCGTAGTATCGCCATGGTTTACCAGCAATTCATCAATTACCCGTCCCAGACCATCTACGAAAACATCGCATCACCCTTAAAAATTCACGGCGTGAAAAAAGACGAAATCGAAAGACGTGTCATGGAAGCAGCCTCCATGCTGCATATTGAACACTTGCTCGACCGACTCCCCGCTGAACTTTCTGGTGGACAGCAGCAACGGACAGCCATCGCCCGCGCATTAGTCAAAAACGTCGACCTTCTCCTGCTGGATGAACCTCTGGTCAACCTCGACTACAAATTGAGAGAAGAACTTCGAGACGAATTGCAAAAAATCTTCATCGAACGTGACTCGGTTGTTGTTTACACGACGACGGAGCCCACCGAAGCACTCATGCTCGGCGGCAATGTCATTGTCATGCACGAAGGCCGAGTCCTCCAGATCGGACCAACCGCCGAAGTGTATCAGCACCCCGCCACCACTCAGGTTGCCGAAGTCTTCAGCGATCCGCCCATCAATTTCATGCACGGTTCGATCAGTAACGGCACGGTAGATATGGTCAATGGATTGACCTTTCAAAAAGCTTCGACAATGGCCGACCTCCCCAAGGACAACTATATTTTCGGCGTTCGCTCCAATCAGCTCAGCATGGTCTGCGACAGTGACGACCACGTTTGTATCGTGGGCGAAGTGGCCTTATCGGAAATCAACGGGTCCGAAACCTTTGTTCACATCAAGCACGGCGACGAATCACTCGTCGTTCAGGATGATGGCGTCCACATTCACAAAACAGGAAGCCAAGTTTCGGTTTATGTCCATCCGAGTGCCTTTTATGTATTCAACGAGGCGGGAGAACTCATACTCTCGCCAGAGACTGACTAG
- a CDS encoding carbohydrate ABC transporter permease, producing MIIKKRTIGLIIYLALLFLPIYWMLNMSLRTNADIMGAFAWYPSDPTLANYMKIFTDPSWYSGYINSIIYVTMNTVISVLVALPAAYAFSRYHFIGDSQVFFWLLTNRMAPPAVFLLPFFQLYSTFNLIDTHIAVALAHCLFNVPLSVWILEGFMSGVPKEIDETAFIDGYSFPRFFLRVFIPLIRAGIGVTAFFCFMFSWVELLLARTLTTTVAKPIAATMTRTVSATGLDWGLLAAAGILTIVPGALVIWFVRNHLAKGFALGRV from the coding sequence ATGATAATCAAAAAAAGAACCATCGGACTGATCATCTATCTGGCACTGTTGTTCCTCCCGATCTACTGGATGCTCAACATGTCGCTTCGTACCAATGCAGATATCATGGGCGCCTTTGCCTGGTATCCAAGCGATCCGACCCTTGCCAACTATATGAAGATCTTCACCGACCCATCATGGTACTCTGGGTATATCAACTCCATCATCTACGTGACCATGAACACGGTCATATCGGTACTGGTTGCCCTGCCTGCGGCTTACGCCTTCTCACGATACCATTTCATCGGAGATTCACAGGTCTTCTTCTGGCTGCTGACCAACCGCATGGCGCCGCCTGCGGTCTTCCTGCTGCCATTTTTCCAATTGTATTCAACATTCAATCTGATCGATACACACATCGCTGTTGCCTTGGCGCATTGCCTGTTCAACGTGCCGTTATCGGTCTGGATTCTTGAAGGGTTTATGTCGGGTGTCCCCAAGGAAATTGACGAAACGGCCTTCATTGATGGCTACAGTTTCCCGCGCTTCTTCCTTCGGGTCTTTATTCCGCTAATTCGAGCAGGAATCGGTGTCACCGCATTCTTCTGTTTCATGTTCAGTTGGGTGGAACTCCTTCTTGCCAGAACACTGACAACCACTGTGGCCAAGCCCATTGCTGCGACAATGACGCGCACAGTAAGCGCCACCGGACTGGACTGGGGGCTGTTGGCCGCTGCCGGAATCCTGACCATTGTGCCGGGTGCATTGGTGATCTGGTTTGTACGTAACCACCTTGCCAAGGGTTTCGCCCTTGGTCGGGTTTAA
- a CDS encoding DeoR family transcriptional regulator, with the protein MSDQNSGNSTNKGGKHASVQIRHKQIVDLVRERGFIAIGDLSTKFNVTPQTVRRDINTLCDQGLLQRHHGGAGPILSTENVDYTDRKILCLREKQVIAKLVAQNIPTKSSLFINMGTTTEEVAKVLVHHDKLRVITNNLNVAKTLSGNKDIEVIVSGGIVRHKDCGIVGEAAIDFIRQFKVDYGIIGISGVDKDGTLLDFDYREVTAARSIIENSRKVFLVTDHTKFGRNAMVRLGNIREVDAMFTNKLPPAELVEIMKHNDVELHVAE; encoded by the coding sequence ATGTCGGATCAAAATTCAGGCAATTCCACAAACAAAGGCGGCAAACACGCCTCCGTCCAAATACGCCACAAACAAATAGTCGACCTTGTCAGAGAACGAGGCTTTATTGCCATTGGAGACTTGTCCACAAAGTTCAATGTCACCCCGCAAACTGTCCGTCGAGATATCAATACACTCTGTGATCAAGGACTCCTTCAAAGACACCACGGGGGAGCCGGGCCCATACTCAGCACGGAAAACGTCGACTACACTGATCGCAAGATTCTCTGCCTTCGGGAAAAACAGGTCATCGCCAAATTGGTTGCCCAAAACATCCCCACCAAGTCTTCGCTTTTTATCAATATGGGAACAACCACCGAAGAAGTCGCAAAAGTCTTAGTTCACCATGACAAGCTCCGTGTTATCACAAACAATCTCAATGTTGCCAAGACATTAAGCGGAAACAAAGACATAGAAGTTATCGTTTCCGGCGGAATCGTACGACACAAGGACTGCGGCATCGTAGGAGAGGCAGCCATTGATTTCATACGGCAGTTCAAGGTTGACTACGGCATTATCGGAATCAGCGGTGTAGACAAAGACGGCACACTCCTCGATTTCGATTATCGCGAAGTCACAGCCGCACGTTCCATCATTGAAAATTCTCGCAAAGTCTTTCTTGTCACAGATCACACTAAATTCGGCAGAAACGCCATGGTCAGACTGGGCAACATCCGCGAAGTTGATGCCATGTTCACTAACAAGCTGCCACCGGCTGAACTCGTTGAGATAATGAAGCACAACGACGTCGAACTCCATGTTGCCGAGTAG
- the glpA gene encoding anaerobic glycerol-3-phosphate dehydrogenase subunit GlpA, with protein sequence MKSLQTRVLILGGGATGTGLARDLALRGVPCLLAERRDINAGASGGNHGLLHSGARYVASDMEAAVECREEGAILKAVAPQCIENTGGLFVAVEGDDEQYVADFEGMCQKSLIPAKQLDLDEAREIEPLLSEKLISAYAVEDGAVDPFMLSLDNMAHAMTLGAKSIRNAKVVGFTMGNGRIQRALFLDETSGESFEVEADLIVNATGAWAGLIAALAGAEIHILYSSGSLLVTQDRLTKRVINRLRKASDSDILVPGGTVSVLGTTSVTIDSPDDCRPTVAETDRIIEDAQAMIPVLATTRYIRAYAGVRPLVLSGESGDARSVSRGFSLIDHARDNVDNFITITGGKLTTYRLMAEKTADMVCRKLGVKAPCLTRTEPLPASTMGRWTEPGLAPKSWVRNRDEDDLILCECEMVSRNSIDSIIENMPGMRGNSMLKAIGMRSRVGKGPCQGGFCGLRITGHLYDQGHVSNVQGLNELKTFVGRRWRGFSPVLWGLPMVQADLQEALYCGALDMELDHNTDDFTCEDDE encoded by the coding sequence GTGAAATCACTTCAGACCAGAGTTCTTATATTAGGTGGGGGAGCCACCGGAACCGGTTTGGCCAGAGATTTGGCCCTGCGGGGTGTCCCGTGCCTTTTGGCAGAACGACGAGATATCAACGCCGGTGCGTCCGGCGGCAACCACGGTCTTCTGCACAGCGGAGCACGGTATGTTGCCTCTGATATGGAAGCCGCTGTGGAGTGTCGGGAAGAAGGGGCCATCCTCAAGGCCGTTGCTCCTCAGTGTATTGAGAATACCGGTGGTCTTTTTGTCGCTGTTGAAGGTGATGACGAGCAGTACGTGGCTGACTTCGAGGGCATGTGTCAAAAGAGTCTTATCCCGGCCAAACAGCTTGATCTTGATGAAGCCCGTGAGATTGAACCGTTGCTTTCAGAGAAACTTATTTCCGCTTATGCCGTTGAAGACGGTGCTGTTGATCCGTTCATGTTGTCGCTCGACAACATGGCGCACGCAATGACTCTTGGGGCGAAATCGATCAGAAATGCCAAGGTGGTTGGTTTTACCATGGGCAATGGTCGAATCCAACGGGCGTTGTTTCTGGATGAAACTTCGGGCGAGTCCTTCGAGGTAGAAGCGGACCTTATAGTCAATGCAACCGGAGCGTGGGCAGGGCTTATTGCGGCCCTTGCTGGTGCTGAAATTCATATTTTGTATTCCTCTGGCAGTCTGCTCGTGACGCAGGATCGATTGACCAAGCGTGTTATCAATCGACTGCGCAAGGCGTCGGATTCGGATATTCTTGTTCCTGGCGGAACCGTGTCTGTTTTGGGGACAACATCGGTGACCATCGATTCTCCTGATGATTGCCGTCCGACAGTAGCAGAGACCGACAGGATTATCGAAGACGCTCAGGCAATGATTCCGGTCTTGGCAACAACCCGCTATATCCGGGCTTATGCTGGTGTACGGCCCCTTGTCCTTTCGGGTGAGAGCGGCGACGCGCGGAGTGTCAGCCGAGGCTTTTCCCTTATCGATCATGCCCGTGACAATGTGGACAATTTCATCACCATTACTGGCGGTAAGCTGACGACGTATCGACTTATGGCCGAAAAGACGGCGGATATGGTCTGCAGGAAACTCGGTGTGAAAGCTCCATGCCTGACGCGAACCGAGCCGTTGCCTGCATCAACTATGGGGCGGTGGACCGAACCGGGGTTAGCTCCAAAATCGTGGGTACGGAATCGGGACGAGGACGATCTTATTTTGTGCGAGTGTGAGATGGTGTCACGCAATTCCATTGATTCCATCATTGAAAATATGCCCGGTATGCGTGGTAATTCCATGCTCAAAGCCATTGGCATGCGCAGTCGTGTCGGCAAGGGACCGTGTCAGGGGGGCTTTTGTGGACTGAGGATTACTGGACATCTCTACGATCAGGGGCATGTGTCCAACGTACAGGGATTGAATGAACTCAAGACATTTGTCGGTCGACGATGGCGCGGTTTTTCACCTGTCTTGTGGGGACTCCCCATGGTGCAGGCAGACTTGCAGGAAGCCTTGTATTGCGGTGCGCTTGATATGGAACTTGATCATAATACGGATGATTTTACCTGCGAGGATGACGAATGA
- a CDS encoding sugar ABC transporter permease, with protein sequence MNKWNNNKAWFFILPVFIIVAFSAIIPLMTVVNYSVQDIFGPGQRFFVGVEWFKEVLLDVRLHDALWRQLAFSGLVLLIEMPLGIAIALTMPKKGWAASACLVILALPLLIPWNVIGTIWIIFTRPDIGLFGYLVNGAGISFDHTAHAFDAWTTLMLMEVWHWTPLVVLLAYAGLRAIPEAYYQAAKIDGASAWAIFRFIQLPKMRGVLTIALLLRFMDSFLIYAEPFVLTGGGPGNSTTFLSIYLVKIAVGQFDLGPAAAFSLIYFLIILLFCWLFYQALQAVGTGEKS encoded by the coding sequence GTGAATAAATGGAACAATAACAAAGCATGGTTTTTCATTCTCCCGGTCTTTATCATCGTGGCCTTCAGTGCTATCATTCCGTTGATGACTGTTGTCAACTATTCGGTGCAGGATATCTTTGGGCCGGGGCAGCGATTCTTCGTTGGCGTCGAATGGTTCAAAGAGGTCCTGTTGGACGTCCGACTCCATGACGCCCTATGGCGACAATTGGCATTCTCGGGACTTGTCCTGCTCATTGAAATGCCCCTCGGTATAGCCATTGCGTTGACCATGCCCAAAAAGGGATGGGCAGCTTCCGCATGTCTCGTCATTCTTGCCCTGCCATTGCTGATTCCCTGGAATGTCATTGGAACAATCTGGATCATTTTCACCAGACCGGATATCGGCCTGTTCGGCTATCTCGTCAACGGAGCCGGAATTTCGTTTGATCACACGGCCCATGCATTTGACGCATGGACAACACTGATGCTCATGGAAGTCTGGCACTGGACACCACTCGTCGTCCTGCTGGCCTACGCAGGGCTTCGGGCCATTCCCGAAGCGTATTATCAGGCGGCCAAGATTGACGGCGCCTCGGCTTGGGCGATCTTCCGTTTCATCCAACTCCCCAAAATGCGCGGCGTTCTGACCATCGCCCTGCTACTTCGCTTCATGGACAGCTTCCTGATTTATGCAGAGCCTTTCGTCCTCACAGGCGGCGGCCCCGGTAACTCGACGACCTTCCTGTCCATCTACCTTGTCAAAATAGCTGTCGGTCAGTTCGACCTTGGTCCGGCTGCTGCATTCTCGTTGATCTACTTCCTCATCATCCTGTTGTTCTGCTGGCTGTTCTATCAAGCTCTTCAGGCAGTCGGGACAGGAGAAAAATCATGA
- a CDS encoding ABC transporter ATP-binding protein, producing MARIELKEIKHSYRPDPVDEDDFALKRIHTVWEDGGAYALLGPSGCGKTTMLNIISGLLKPSHGSILYDDKDVSAMQPEQRNIAQVFQFPVLYDTMTVYQNLAFPLKNRGVPKADINKRVDEIAEALDLKQDLHKRAAGLSADAKQKISLGRGLVRSDVAAILFDEPLTVIDPHLKWDLRRKLKEIHKEFKLTMIYVTHDQVEAMTFADQIVVMYEGEIVQTGTPEELFENPDHTFVGYFIGSPGMNFMECTVTDSTALVNDVAIPLTPSYADKATRLGGKLKIGIRPMYVKIHDTEVEKGIAAQVVSVEDQGFCRIVTARFGDNDIKARIKDNRNIPEGTCWLTFPPEKTKIYCDERLVK from the coding sequence ATGGCGCGCATTGAACTCAAGGAAATCAAGCACAGCTATCGCCCTGATCCGGTGGATGAAGACGACTTCGCGCTCAAGCGAATCCACACGGTTTGGGAAGATGGAGGAGCCTATGCTCTGCTCGGCCCGTCAGGTTGCGGCAAGACCACGATGCTGAACATCATATCCGGGTTGCTGAAACCGTCGCACGGCAGCATCCTTTATGATGACAAAGACGTATCTGCCATGCAGCCGGAACAACGGAATATCGCTCAGGTTTTCCAGTTCCCGGTCCTGTACGACACCATGACGGTGTATCAGAACCTCGCATTTCCCCTGAAAAACAGAGGCGTGCCCAAGGCGGACATCAACAAACGAGTTGATGAAATAGCTGAGGCCCTCGACCTGAAACAGGACCTGCACAAACGGGCAGCCGGACTTTCCGCTGACGCAAAACAGAAAATATCCCTTGGCCGAGGGTTGGTCAGAAGTGATGTCGCAGCCATCCTTTTTGATGAGCCGCTCACGGTCATCGACCCGCATCTCAAATGGGATCTTCGACGTAAGCTCAAGGAAATCCATAAAGAATTCAAATTAACCATGATCTACGTCACACACGATCAAGTGGAGGCAATGACCTTCGCGGATCAAATAGTAGTCATGTACGAAGGTGAAATTGTCCAGACAGGTACACCGGAAGAACTTTTTGAAAACCCGGACCACACCTTTGTCGGATATTTCATAGGTAGCCCGGGCATGAATTTTATGGAATGTACAGTAACCGACAGTACGGCTCTGGTTAATGACGTAGCCATCCCGTTGACTCCTTCTTATGCCGATAAAGCCACTCGATTAGGTGGCAAACTCAAAATCGGCATTCGCCCCATGTACGTTAAAATCCATGACACGGAAGTTGAGAAAGGCATTGCCGCTCAAGTTGTCAGCGTCGAAGATCAAGGTTTTTGTCGTATTGTCACAGCTCGATTCGGTGACAACGACATCAAAGCCAGAATCAAAGATAACCGGAATATTCCGGAGGGTACATGCTGGCTGACCTTTCCGCCGGAAAAAACAAAGATTTACTGCGACGAAAGACTGGTCAAATAA
- a CDS encoding sigma 54-interacting transcriptional regulator produces MKPAAIHDLFPNIDPGSVPFLAILDQFYMGVVITDTVGKILYFNDVQARIDNLDPNDVIGQKVMDYYRVDDDVTPIMKCVESGEIVDNFACYYRTRLGKVVNSIHNVYPLYSHEKLIGTICFVRDYSITRETFETISQPHASRELRTFNIPATPAKSRDLGNGTRFSFKDIIGKSTEFVKAVESARTASNSPSSIMLYGETGTGKELLAQSIHNKSARKDKPFTAINCAAIPEHLLEGILFGTAKGAFTGAMDKQGLFEQADGGTLFLDEINSMSIGLQAKLLRVVQERKVRRVGSLKETDMDIRIISSVNEDPHQAAERGALRYDLLYRLGVLIIRIPPLRERMGDLEKLLRHFLYKYSLLLDKNINAISADVMDIFHNYHWTGNVRELEHVIEGAVNLVMDGEAIAIQHLPAHISKTIVSPSNEVVFSSRQTERRDVSPANSLNVVFPTDSSGTACPQDMSLAKIQADNESQTIREMLAFFQGNVSRAARKLGLSPQLLNYKMKKHDIRRSDFLV; encoded by the coding sequence ATGAAACCAGCTGCAATACACGATTTGTTCCCGAATATTGACCCCGGCTCTGTGCCTTTTCTTGCCATTCTCGATCAGTTTTATATGGGAGTGGTTATAACGGATACTGTCGGCAAGATTTTGTATTTTAACGATGTTCAGGCGCGCATCGACAACCTTGATCCGAACGATGTGATCGGGCAAAAGGTCATGGACTATTACCGTGTGGATGACGATGTTACTCCCATCATGAAATGCGTTGAATCAGGGGAGATCGTTGACAACTTTGCCTGTTATTATCGTACTCGGTTGGGGAAGGTCGTTAACTCCATACACAATGTTTATCCTTTGTATTCCCATGAAAAATTGATTGGTACGATCTGTTTCGTGAGAGATTACAGCATCACTCGGGAGACTTTCGAAACCATTTCGCAACCCCACGCAAGCCGTGAACTGCGGACTTTTAATATCCCGGCCACTCCCGCCAAGAGTCGTGATCTGGGAAATGGAACTCGTTTCTCGTTCAAAGATATCATTGGAAAGTCTACAGAATTCGTCAAAGCAGTGGAGTCTGCCCGTACGGCGTCGAATTCGCCTTCCTCCATCATGCTTTACGGAGAAACCGGTACCGGGAAAGAGCTTTTGGCTCAGTCCATCCACAACAAAAGCGCGAGAAAAGACAAGCCGTTCACAGCGATCAATTGCGCGGCTATTCCCGAGCATTTGTTGGAAGGAATACTCTTTGGCACGGCCAAGGGTGCTTTTACCGGAGCCATGGATAAGCAGGGGCTTTTTGAACAGGCCGATGGCGGCACGTTGTTTCTTGATGAGATAAATTCAATGTCCATCGGATTGCAGGCGAAGTTGTTGCGGGTTGTTCAAGAACGAAAAGTACGTCGCGTCGGTTCCTTGAAAGAAACCGACATGGATATAAGAATTATCAGTTCGGTGAATGAGGACCCGCATCAAGCCGCAGAAAGAGGGGCTCTTCGATATGATTTGCTCTACCGTTTGGGTGTTTTGATTATCAGAATTCCACCTCTCCGGGAACGAATGGGCGATCTGGAAAAATTGCTTCGTCATTTTTTGTATAAGTATAGCCTTCTTCTTGATAAAAATATTAACGCTATTTCAGCTGATGTGATGGACATATTTCACAATTATCATTGGACCGGCAATGTCCGTGAATTGGAACACGTCATTGAAGGAGCGGTGAATTTGGTCATGGATGGCGAAGCCATTGCCATTCAACATTTGCCAGCTCATATTTCTAAAACGATCGTCTCTCCATCTAACGAAGTCGTATTTTCTTCTCGTCAGACTGAGAGGAGGGACGTTAGCCCCGCGAATTCGCTCAATGTTGTTTTTCCGACAGATTCTTCGGGTACAGCGTGCCCGCAAGATATGTCTTTGGCGAAAATTCAGGCTGACAACGAGAGCCAGACTATTCGCGAGATGTTGGCTTTTTTTCAGGGGAATGTTTCAAGAGCTGCCAGAAAACTTGGACTTTCTCCTCAGCTTCTCAATTATAAAATGAAGAAACACGACATTCGCAGAAGCGATTTTCTTGTGTAA